The DNA region GAGGGTTACGGGTCGCATGAAGTTCTCCTACTACTGCTGGTCGGTGGGGGTCGGGGTGCTGGACTGCCGTTCCTGCAGGCGGTCCCAGTGCTGCTCGGCGGCCGTCCGGGTCGGCAGCTCGATCTCGTCGGGCTCCGGCTTGCCCAGGGCGCGGGCGGCCAGGCGCTCCGCGGCCGTCGCCTTCCGGGTCTTCGGCTTCTCAGCCATCGGCTTCTCCTTTCATGCAGTGATCAGGCGTCGATGGGCGGTACGGCGACCAGGGCGTCGAGGGCGCCGGCGATGAGCCGCAGGGAGACGATGGGCTTCGTGCTGCTCTTCGCGACGATGCCGATACCGGACGGATTGGCGTACTGGGCCGCATGGTCGGCGAGCAGCTGCAGGGCAGCTTCGGCTTCGGCGATCGCCCGGTTGAACTTGGCGGTCGCGTAGCTGTAGCCCTCCTGGTGGTGTTGGCGGGCGCTGACTGCGGTGGCGGCGGCAACGTCGTACAGGTCGGTGAGTGCGGCCTGGACGGTGTCGGCCGCCTCCCGCTTGGCGGCGGCGCCGGCGTTGCCCTTGAGGTGCCGTTCGGCGTCGCGGGCCTGGAGGAGCTTGTCGAGGGCGGTAGCGGTCTTGGCGGGCATGGTGTCGCGGTTGGGCGGGAGGGTGAACTGGTGGCCGCGGTCGCCGGGGATGACGACGGTGGTGGTGTTGCCCTTGAAATCGATCACGGGGTTCTCCTTTGTAGTGGGCGCGCATCTACGTGCGGGAGGTTTGTTCACCTATGCGCCGGATGCGGCATAGGTGGAGTTGTCGAGTTCGGTGGGCGGCACCAGGTCGATGCCGCGTTGGGCGAGGGCCCGAAGCTTCGCCGCGTGCCTCCGGGCGAGGCCGGCGGTGCGGCGCCTGGCGAGTTCCTCGCGCTGGCGGCGCTTGCGTTCCTCCTCGGCGCGCACCCGGGCGATCCGCTCCTGTATCTGCTGCTCGACGTGGGAGGTCATGCCGCCCTCCGCCGCGCTCGTTCGTATCGCTCACGGGCGGCGATGAACGCCTCGCTGGTTCCGCCGCGGTCGGGGTGGGCGGCGGCCATGGCGGCCTTCAGCTCTTTGAGTTCCGGCGGCGGCGCCGAATCCGGCTGCCGTCGCCCCGCGCGCAGCGCTCGCGGCGACGGCAGTTCCGGCGGTTCGGCGAACAGCAGGTGCCAGTACGGGACGTGCACGGAGCCGTGGCGTTCGAGTTCCTGCCGGTCGACGTAGCCGGGCTCCCAATCGGGGCCGGGCATGTACAGGAAGCGGGGGCGCAGGTAGTAGATCCGCTTGGCGGTCTTCTTCGTGATGGGGAACCGGACGACCTTGCCGGAGATCCAGGTGACGTCGTCGAGTTCGTACCGGCCGGGCTCGACGGAGTACAGGTAGCCGACCGGGTTGGGTGGCGGCGCGATACCGGTTCGGGCGCTCTTCGGCGCCTTGGCTTTCCGCTTGGCGGCGTTGAGTTTCTTCAGCTGCTCGCGGGCGATGCCGTGCAGGACTTGGACGTTGGCGTACCGGCCGGCGGCCAGTTGCACCGCTGCTGCGTTGGCCTGGCGGGCGGCTTCGTCGACGCTGTCGGCCCATCCGTGAAGCTGCTGGCCGTCGTATTCGCTGGCGGTCCAGAACCAGCGGCGCCCGTACCGGCAGCGCCCCCAGAAGATCAGCGGCGGATCGGTTGTGGTGGGCACGGCTGCCTCCTTTCGTAGATGCTGGGCGGGTGGCCGGCCCGGTTCCCGCGGGCCGGCCGTTTGCGTGCGGGTCAGGTCCACTGCATGTGCTGGCCGGGCAGGTCGAAGGCGCGGATCCCGTCGGGCCGGAGCTGGCTCGTGAGCGCGTAGTACAGGCGGTGGGTCGCCTCGCAGCGGTGGGCGTCGCAGACGGGGAAGCGGACGATCTGGTCGTCTTCGTCGCGGGCGAAGCCGAAACCGGTCTGGCCGTCCCCTTCGTCGGTGATCTGGGCGAGCGCGAAGGTCACCAGGGTGGCGGGCTCGGGGCAGCCGCTCGGTTCGCCGCAGATGGTGCGCTGCCGGTAGTTGGCGGGGACGCGTTCGATGCGGGTCTGCACGATGGCGTACCCGTAGTCGCGGATGTCGTCGGCGGCCAGGTCGAGCGGGCCGGGAGTGAGGGTGCGGTCGGTCATGGCGGTCTCCTTCGGGATGGAAACGGTGAGTGCCGGATGGGGCGAGGGTCACGACTTCTCCGAGAGAAGTACTGAGGTGGCTGAGGCGGGCGTGCACGTTCCCCTCCTTTTAGGAGGGGTGGGGAACGTGCACCTAGGGCGCGTGCGGTGCGTGCACCTGTGCGTGCACCTGTGACCTGGGGTTTTGGAGAGCGCGTGCACCTCCCGTGCATGCCGTGCGGGGTGCACGGGAAAATGGGTCCGTGCACCCCTCCGTGCGCCTCGGCTGAGACGGTCATCCCTGCTCCCTGGCCGCCAGGTAGTAAGCGGCCGATCCGCCCGGGTACTTGGGTTCCAGGCGGGCCAGGACGCTGCTGGCGGTGAGGGCTTCGAGACGGCGGCGAGCCTTCTCCTTGTCCGCGCGGCTGGGCTTCTTGGTCTCGAACAGGGCTTCCGCGGCGGCGAGAGCCGTCAGACCCTCCGGTCCGCTGGCGCGCACCAACTCGACGAGGTCGACCGTGTGCATGACGCTGGTCGTTCCGGACGGGTGATCGTGGATCAGCTGAAAAGGGCCGACCTCGTTCATCGGTTGTTTCAGGTGGCGGAAGGACACGATGGGGTCGCCGGGGTCGCCGTACAGGGAGATGACCGACCCGGTACCGGAGGTCAGCCAGGTGGACCCGTACACGTCGGAGATGGTGTTCGGCTCGCCCCCGTTGGCCCCGGCCTTTCGGGTGTGGTGCAGCTCGAGGACTTGGACGCCTGCGGCCAGCACCGTCTGCCGGGCCCGGTTGTAGCCGGCACCGACCGCGTCGTCTGACAGTCCGATGGCGGCGTCCTTGAGGGAGTCGAGGACCACCGTGTCGGCCTTCGCCCGTTCGCACATCGCGGCGAGGATGTCGGTGCGAGTGGCCAGGTCGAACGGCGGCGGCCCCTCCCACACGATGAGCCGGTCATCGAGGACGTCCCGGTCGTCTTTGGCGAAGATGCGGTGAGCGGCACGCCGAGCCTGCGCAGGCCGGTCCATGGACAGCAGCAGGACCCGCCTGCCCTCGGTCACTGGGAAGCCGAGGGCGTTTTCCTGCAGCCCGAGACGGGCGCGCACGACCTGGTGGGCAACGGTCGTCTTGCCGACGCCTTGCGGGGCGGCGACCATCAATGCCTCGCCCTCCGCCCACAGCACGTCGCCGCCTTCTCCCCACACGGCAGGCGGGGTGTCGGGTACGTCGAGGACGAACGCGCCACCGCGGACGAAGGCCTTGGGCAGCTGCTCATCCTCGGGGGCTTCCTCGGGTAGCGGCGGCACCTTCCCGGCCCACGGGTCGCTACCGGCCCCTTCCTCGACGTCGGTCATGCGGCCCTCCCGGATGCGTAGGTGAGGGCGCTCTCGATGGCCTTGTGGATTTCGTAGTCGCTGCGCATGGCCTGGTGCCCGGCGCTGAACATCTCGTCGCGCATCTCGGCTTCGTCGCACTGGCCGCGTTCGACGAGGAACGCCGCGGCGGCGGTGACGCGGCAGAGAACCGAGTGCCGTTCGCTTTCTTGGGCGGTGGCGAGTTCGTGGGCGAGGTCCTGCAGGGTCTTGCCGCGGTGGTCGCCGGAGCGTTCTACGTACTGCCTGCGGATGGGGCGCGGCACGGGCGGCTTGGGCTTGTGGCCGGTGTGTTCGAGGTGGTGCAGTAGCCAGGCCGGGGCGAGTTGGGGGGTGGTGACGTCGCCGATCCGCCGGTACTCTCCGGCCTTCGTGACGCTGGTCGGAGCCACGATGTAGCTGTTGGTGGAGCGGACGTCGACGAGCCAGCCGAAGTCGCCCTCCGACTTGTTGACGATCACGCCTTCCGGGAGACGGAACCAGATGTGGAGGCCGCCGTTGGGTGTGGCGACCTGCATCGTGTCGGTCGGCGGCTGGGCGCCGTAGCGCTCAAGGGCGAGTGCCCACACGTCGTGACCGTCTCGGACTCCGGGGATGCCCGCGTAGGCCTCGGGTACTGGCGCCTGGTTCTTGTTGGTGTCGAGGTCGATGATGACCAGCCCGGCCGGCCCCGGCGACACCGCGAAGTTGAGGTCGGGGTGGCGGTCGATCCAGGACTGCGCCTTGCCGTGGTCGAGGGTGGCGGCGTGGAAGCCGTGACACAGATCGGCCGGGTGCGGGCAGTCCTTGATCCCGTGATGCCGTACATAGTCGGGTGACTTGATGTCGCACTGCGGGCACGACTTCACGGGGACCTTGAGCCCCGGGGTGAGGGCGGACACGGGGCAGTCACGGTCGATGAAGGCATGCATGGCGCGGTGCCGACGCTCGCGCGGGGAAAGCCCAGTTCGGCTCACTCTTCGGTCTCCGTGCTGTTCATGACGGCGATGACGCCGTCGGCGAGGTAGTTGATGTCGTTGACCCAGCGCCGGGCGCAAGCCCTGACGGCGCGCGGGTTGGGCTGCTCGGCGAGGTGCGCCCGGATGGAACTGATGACGAGCTCGCGGCGCCCTCGTTCGCGCATCCACTGCTCGCGCAGTTGGTCGCTGTGCATGGCGTCCGGCATGTCGGGCTGTTCGCCCGGCAGTCGCATCGCGGGCCGCACTACACTCGTGGGTGAGGTCAGCCTGGAAGCGGTCTCGGGGGGTCCGGCACTGAGCGCCGGACTCCTTTCCTGTGTCGCCATGCTGGGTTTCCTTCGCGGCGGCGAGGCGGTGCGGGTGCCCTGTGGGCCGTCTCGCGAGGGATGTGGTCTGGTGGCCGCGCCCGTTGCCGAGCGCGGCCGGGGTGCTACAGGTCGGCTTCGACCCTCTGCAGTTCGACGTAGGCGGCGAGGAGTTCGGGCATCGCCTGGTCCTGCTGCTGCGGGTCGAGCTGCGCCCACGCCTTGATGCCGATGGCTGCTCCCGTGCTGCCGGGGTTGAGCTGTTCGGCCTGGAGCACGGCGGCCTTCAGGTTGCTGTCGTCGTAGCCCTCGAGCACGTCGGCGAACTGGGTGGTCTCGTCGCCGCTGGTCTTCTCGGCGACGCGTCGTCCGTGGACGCTGTCACCCCATCCCTGCTCGGGGATGGTGAAGGAGCGGCCGGCGATGCGGAGCAGGTTGCGGGTGATCGCCTTCGTCTCCGGGTTGGTGAAAGCGGAGGGGCGCCGCTCCAGCTGGTGCCCGAGGGCTACCCAGGCCTCG from Streptomyces sp. NBC_00258 includes:
- a CDS encoding AAA family ATPase, whose protein sequence is MTDVEEGAGSDPWAGKVPPLPEEAPEDEQLPKAFVRGGAFVLDVPDTPPAVWGEGGDVLWAEGEALMVAAPQGVGKTTVAHQVVRARLGLQENALGFPVTEGRRVLLLSMDRPAQARRAAHRIFAKDDRDVLDDRLIVWEGPPPFDLATRTDILAAMCERAKADTVVLDSLKDAAIGLSDDAVGAGYNRARQTVLAAGVQVLELHHTRKAGANGGEPNTISDVYGSTWLTSGTGSVISLYGDPGDPIVSFRHLKQPMNEVGPFQLIHDHPSGTTSVMHTVDLVELVRASGPEGLTALAAAEALFETKKPSRADKEKARRRLEALTASSVLARLEPKYPGGSAAYYLAAREQG
- a CDS encoding bifunctional DNA primase/polymerase, encoding MSRTGLSPRERRHRAMHAFIDRDCPVSALTPGLKVPVKSCPQCDIKSPDYVRHHGIKDCPHPADLCHGFHAATLDHGKAQSWIDRHPDLNFAVSPGPAGLVIIDLDTNKNQAPVPEAYAGIPGVRDGHDVWALALERYGAQPPTDTMQVATPNGGLHIWFRLPEGVIVNKSEGDFGWLVDVRSTNSYIVAPTSVTKAGEYRRIGDVTTPQLAPAWLLHHLEHTGHKPKPPVPRPIRRQYVERSGDHRGKTLQDLAHELATAQESERHSVLCRVTAAAAFLVERGQCDEAEMRDEMFSAGHQAMRSDYEIHKAIESALTYASGRAA